The genomic stretch acaatcatctgtaactctacttcTAGGGAAACCAGTGTCATCATCTGGTCTCTATGGTACCAGGCTTGCAACAGGTACACAGGTATACagacaagcaaaacacccatacatagtTAAAAAGATGAAACCAATTAGCTCATACTGTAAAGTTTCATCCCTCCTATTTTGAAAAGGTACAATGTTATTCATGTTAACAAAtgtcttcatttgtttctatGAAACATTACTTTATTAATCAAATCCTTGAATGCTTGTTTGACTTGTTGATTTCTCAATGTATAAATAAAAGGGTTCAACATGGGAGCAATTGAAGTGTTGAGAACAGCCACCCCTTTGGTCAGCGATGCCCGTTCGTTGGCAGAAGGTTTGACGTACATGAAGATGCAGCTTCCATACGAGATGGAGATGACAACCATGTGAGAGGAGCAGGTGGAGAAAGCCTTTTTCCTCTGGCTGGCGGATGGGAACCTCAGGATGGTGCTGATGATGCAGATGTATGACAGAATCACTAGTGCCAGTGTGAACAGCAGAGTAATGGAGGCAACATAAAGACCAAGTGCCTCTAAGAGCCTTGTATCTGAGCAGGAGAGTTGTAAAATGGGGAAGTAGTCACAGCAAAAGTGATCAATGACATTGGAAGTACAGAAATCTAACTGGAGGAATAGCATGATTAATGGGAAGATCATCAGAAATCCTAACAACCATGAGGAGAGGACAAGAAGGGCACAGACTTTCTGACTCATGATGACGGTGTAATGCAGTGGCTTGCAGATGGCAACATAGCGATCATAGGACATAGCGGTTAGAAGAAAGAACTCAGACACTCCCAtggagatgaagaaaaataactgagCCAAACAGTTGTTGTAGGAAATGGTCTTAACTTTAGTAATTATTGACCCCAGAAATCTAGGGACAGAGACACTGGTGAACATAATTTCTAAGAAGGAGAAGTTCCGGAGGAAGAAATACATAGGAGTCTTTAAGCGAGAGTCAAGCAAGGTGAGGGTGATGATGGTTAGGTTTCCACACACACTTAATATGTAAgcaatgaacaaaaagaaaaaaattacaacctGAAGCTCTGGGTCGTCTGATATGCCCAACAGCACAAACTCGGTAACCACAGAGTAGTTTCTCATGCTGATTCCTAATAAATAGAAcctagtgattaaaaaaaaagattttaagttcAGTGTAAAAGAAACAGCAGTTTAAATACTGCTATTACTATATCCAAAGAAATGAGACCATGGAACAGTTTCATTAAGATTTTCTAATCTCTGCTAATTCCtcttaaacaaaaaaaacatcTTGTTGAAAAAAATATCTTAGTAAATGGGAGTTTAAATCTGCTTCAACAATTGTGCACAGAAATTCTACATAGAGTCATAATTTCTATATGAGCACGATACCTTTTTGTAACCATATTTTAATAGTATCATCATTTCTaatatgcaaaattattttctggTTTCACATAGTGTATGCTTTCAAGactgaatatataatatttaacttcaattttaatactattttaaaacttttataatttaGAGGTACAAAGTGAGCACCCAATCATATTTACTAAACTTAAAaactgttctttgtttctttcttttttctctcccttttttggttttttgagatagggtttcactgtagctttggagtctgtactggaattagctcttgtaagccaggttggcctcgaactcacagtgatccgtgtgcctctgcctgccgagtgtgtgattaaagcgtgtgccaccaggATGTCAtggttattttcaaatttaatatatGGGTTGTTTAAAATGGCAGAGAAATAAACGTATTTGCCAAAAGACAAATAAGGCAagattttctttagttataaaaATAACCAAGTTCTTAATTTGTGGGAATTAAAACAGGAGccagagaaaataatttaaacagagcCAGGGGTCAATAACTACTTTCTGTAAATTCTAAGCCACTTACATCATTTCAACATCTTCTTTTTACTAAGTTTACCTTGTAATCTTATCTTTAAACATTCTTGAGGGCCAAAAGGAACTCATACAGAAGGTGTCAAAGCATAATGGTGCCTCccttctcaaagaatcaacaGAATACATGTTTTTCTATAGGATTTACTTCATCAAACCACATTCTCCACACTGTAATCTCCCATCAGTCCTACTCTTTCCTGAGAGCTAACAGACAGCACAGCGTGTGGTTATCACAGTGTGTTGGGCTGCTTtctaggcaggcaggcagccataGAGAAGCACTAAAGCTGAAAATGGGCACTGTCCAGCTTTTTTGTCTTAGTCCTCTGAGTCTCTGGTTTTTCTCTTTAGGAATAGACatatatttttcatcattatgTCATCAAAACTAAGAGGTAACTATTTTGTGGTTTACATGATAgctaaaatatagtaaaatgtaaaattaatagtaataattgTATTTAACAGATAATTTGAGGATCCTTGCATTTTCCCATTATAGTAAATCTTCCAACGatagataaaaattaatttcttcacaAATGTGAAACACAGTTTGGTGTATGTGATAATACCAGTTAGATATAAAACCCTACAGTCAACAGACATGACTCAATTTCTGTCatttataacataaaataaacatattaataatATTCTCTAGAAGTTTTTCTCATTCAGCTTGTTCTTGACTCTTTTCATTACACTGAAGCCTGTCACATTAAAAACTTCATGCTGAATTGCTTGTGATATTGATAACAGCCTCccttacaaatgaaaataaatgcatctttAATCTCCTTTATTGTTTCACAGAAACTGAGTGTACTATCAGACATACTATCGTCATCCCTGCAACTCTTTAAGAACATGGAGAAACTGATACTGTTTTAAGACAGTAGAAGGTAAAGAGTGTTGAAGGTCTCTAGATAAGATAAATATTGAAATCTGCACAAGCATAAATACAGCCTTACCTTCTCTGGCCAGAGTATAAATTCCTGATATACTCAGCTAAAGAACAGGAGGATGCACACAGAAGCTCAAGACGTGTGTGGTGATGTCATGACTCCTCTTTCTTGGAAACCAAACACTATAGAGAGACCTAGAAAAAGTGAACCAATCAACTGATAACACTCCATCTGGCTTCCCTTTGGTCAAGCAATTTTCCTAATTAGGGCATGGACTCAGGCTATGCTCAGGAGATAATTCTCTCTATATTCACTTGGGATTAAACTCAAGACTAACCTGTCCTACAGTGGGTTCCTCCTTGACACACTTAGTGATAGTTTACTAATTACTAAGTTTTGCCAGTGCAGAGCAGAACAGGTAAcctaaaattaacttttaaaatcttcAAAAGTTTGGGTGGTACTTtgtccttgttttttattttttaatttcaaaattgatATGTACTTCATGCTATTACATCCCAAACCACAACAATGTTACAGAGAACTATCCTTACCCTACCATCCATAcatttatttcaaatcttttcgttattcaaaataaaatatactatattaCATCAAATTGTTTTAGGTGTTATACAAACAATCACAAACTCAGATATTATTCTATGTACTTTATTACATTTCACAAAACAgatattatgaaattttattaaacaaaacgttcaatgtttctgtcttctttttcagtTAACACTGAGTA from Chionomys nivalis chromosome 25, mChiNiv1.1, whole genome shotgun sequence encodes the following:
- the LOC130866376 gene encoding olfactory receptor 6C3-like, with the translated sequence MRNYSVVTEFVLLGISDDPELQVVIFFFLFIAYILSVCGNLTIITLTLLDSRLKTPMYFFLRNFSFLEIMFTSVSVPRFLGSIITKVKTISYNNCLAQLFFFISMGVSEFFLLTAMSYDRYVAICKPLHYTVIMSQKVCALLVLSSWLLGFLMIFPLIMLFLQLDFCTSNVIDHFCCDYFPILQLSCSDTRLLEALGLYVASITLLFTLALVILSYICIISTILRFPSASQRKKAFSTCSSHMVVISISYGSCIFMYVKPSANERASLTKGVAVLNTSIAPMLNPFIYTLRNQQVKQAFKDLINKVMFHRNK